Proteins from a genomic interval of Pseudomonas anuradhapurensis:
- a CDS encoding type 1 glutamine amidotransferase domain-containing protein, producing the protein MSKKMLVVLTNTAKYPTLKRATGLWLGEAVHFVEKVESAGYKVDYVSPLGGYVPVDPHSLQMAPDLDWQWYDDKRFMSRLGSTLSPGRVKATEYCVIYYTGGHGVMYDFADNQALQELARQVYENGGIVAAVCHGVAGLLNIKLSDHSLLLKERKVTGFSNTEEKLAELDKVVPFLTENELGARGGHYSKHEDPWMPYVVVDDRLITGQNPASTALLAEKVLAKLKQS; encoded by the coding sequence ATGAGCAAGAAAATGCTGGTGGTGCTGACCAATACGGCCAAGTATCCGACCCTCAAGCGGGCAACCGGATTGTGGCTGGGGGAAGCCGTGCACTTTGTCGAAAAAGTCGAAAGCGCCGGCTACAAGGTCGATTATGTCAGCCCGCTGGGCGGCTACGTCCCCGTCGACCCGCACAGCCTGCAGATGGCCCCCGACCTCGACTGGCAGTGGTATGACGACAAACGCTTCATGTCGCGCCTGGGCAGCACCTTGAGCCCTGGGCGGGTGAAGGCCACCGAATACTGCGTCATCTACTACACCGGCGGCCATGGGGTGATGTACGATTTTGCCGATAACCAGGCGCTGCAGGAGCTGGCGCGCCAGGTATATGAGAACGGCGGCATTGTCGCCGCAGTCTGCCACGGAGTTGCCGGCCTGCTGAACATCAAGCTCAGCGACCACAGCCTGTTGCTGAAGGAGCGCAAGGTAACCGGCTTCTCCAACACCGAGGAAAAGCTCGCCGAGCTGGACAAGGTGGTCCCGTTCCTGACGGAAAACGAGCTGGGTGCCCGTGGCGGCCACTACAGCAAGCATGAGGACCCGTGGATGCCGTACGTGGTGGTCGATGATCGGCTGATTACCGGGCAGAACCCGGCCTCCACCGCCCTGCTGGCCGAAAAGGTGTTAGCGAAACTGAAGCAGAGTTGA
- a CDS encoding CSS-motif domain-containing protein: MANIMIQTINWRKLLLILAIGVIPVLSGLLMMNYQLERKLEENAQISVQEAVFSIDQALGRMEDSLETILPLAGKPCAEVLDALDQSVTSSPHLRSLALTRGKQAYCATDMDPLEYISAFSESGQRAKLVFDAPSSPNAAIIKIQKPHSDPGVIATAYGRLLRDELRGFQDGLTLLVEFNDQYIWSDGDSRDPQRPSQAEYNHRAVSEKYGYVVIGGYGNGYTAQEFRLSLHQVLPSLVLVGVASMFITYLGLPRTRKRKADTAAIDS, from the coding sequence ATGGCAAATATCATGATTCAAACTATCAATTGGCGAAAACTGTTGCTGATTCTGGCCATCGGCGTCATACCCGTGCTATCCGGGTTGCTGATGATGAATTACCAACTGGAAAGGAAACTTGAAGAGAACGCCCAGATTTCCGTTCAGGAGGCGGTTTTCAGCATCGACCAGGCGCTGGGCCGCATGGAGGACAGCCTGGAGACAATCCTGCCGCTGGCCGGCAAACCCTGTGCCGAAGTGCTGGATGCGCTGGACCAGAGCGTCACCAGCAGCCCACACCTTCGCTCGTTGGCGCTGACCCGCGGGAAACAGGCGTATTGTGCGACCGACATGGACCCCTTGGAGTATATCTCCGCATTTTCCGAGTCCGGTCAGCGGGCGAAGCTGGTATTCGACGCCCCTTCGTCGCCCAACGCGGCGATTATCAAGATCCAGAAACCGCACAGCGATCCCGGTGTAATCGCAACCGCCTATGGTCGACTGTTGCGCGACGAACTACGCGGTTTCCAGGACGGCCTGACCTTGCTGGTGGAATTCAACGACCAGTACATCTGGAGCGACGGCGACAGCCGCGACCCACAACGTCCCTCGCAAGCCGAATACAACCACCGAGCAGTATCGGAAAAATATGGCTACGTGGTGATCGGGGGCTACGGCAATGGGTATACCGCCCAGGAGTTCCGCCTTTCCCTGCATCAGGTACTCCCCTCGCTGGTACTGGTCGGGGTCGCCAGCATGTTCATTACATACCTGGGCCTGCCCAGAACGCGCAAGAGAAAGGCAGATACCGCCGCCATCGATTCATGA
- the hppD gene encoding 4-hydroxyphenylpyruvate dioxygenase: MADIFDNPMGLMGFEFIELASPAPGVLEPVFQMLGFTKVATHRSKDVHLYRQGGINLILNNEPKSIASYFAAEHGPSVCGMAFRVRNAHEAYARALELGAQPVEIETGPMELRLPAIKGIGGAPLYLIDRFEEGSSIYDIDFKFIEGVDRNPVGAGLKIIDHLTHNVYRGRMAYWAGFYEKLFNFREIRYFDIKGEYTGLTSKAMTAPDGMIRIPLNEESSKGAGQIEEFLMQFNGEGIQHVAFLTDDLLKTWDALKGLGMRFMTAPPQTYYEMLEERLPGHGEPVDELKARGILLDGASQPGDKRLLLQIFSETLLGPVFFEFIQRKGDDGFGEGNFKALFESIERDQVRRGVLSTD; this comes from the coding sequence ATGGCTGATATCTTCGACAATCCAATGGGCCTGATGGGCTTCGAATTCATCGAGCTGGCTTCGCCGGCGCCTGGCGTACTCGAGCCGGTATTCCAGATGCTGGGCTTCACCAAGGTGGCTACCCACCGTTCCAAGGATGTGCACCTGTATCGCCAGGGCGGCATCAACCTGATCCTGAACAACGAACCCAAGAGCATCGCCTCGTACTTCGCCGCCGAACACGGCCCATCAGTGTGTGGCATGGCGTTCCGCGTGCGCAACGCCCATGAGGCCTATGCCCGTGCCCTGGAACTCGGCGCCCAGCCAGTGGAAATCGAAACCGGCCCGATGGAGCTGCGCCTGCCGGCCATCAAGGGTATCGGCGGAGCACCGTTGTACCTGATCGACCGCTTCGAAGAGGGCAGCTCGATCTACGATATCGACTTCAAGTTCATCGAAGGCGTGGACCGTAACCCGGTGGGTGCCGGCCTGAAGATCATCGATCACCTCACCCACAACGTTTATCGCGGGCGCATGGCGTACTGGGCCGGCTTCTACGAGAAATTGTTCAACTTCCGCGAGATTCGCTACTTCGACATCAAGGGCGAATACACCGGCCTGACATCCAAGGCCATGACCGCACCGGATGGCATGATCCGCATTCCCCTGAACGAAGAGTCTTCGAAGGGCGCCGGGCAGATCGAAGAGTTCCTGATGCAGTTCAACGGCGAAGGCATCCAGCACGTGGCCTTCCTCACCGATGACCTGCTCAAGACCTGGGATGCCCTGAAAGGCCTCGGCATGCGCTTCATGACGGCACCGCCGCAAACCTACTACGAAATGCTTGAGGAGCGCCTGCCTGGCCATGGCGAGCCAGTCGATGAACTGAAGGCGCGGGGCATTTTGCTGGATGGCGCCTCGCAACCTGGCGACAAGCGCTTGCTGTTGCAGATTTTTTCGGAAACTCTGCTCGGCCCGGTGTTCTTCGAGTTCATCCAGCGTAAGGGGGATGATGGCTTTGGTGAGGGCAACTTCAAGGCACTGTTCGAGTCCATCGAGCGTGACCAGGTACGCCGTGGTGTGCTGAGCACCGACTGA
- a CDS encoding EAL domain-containing protein, giving the protein MPLTAKRRAGLTWRTLLPWVVGVLPVVCGLAVMNWQIEREMQASSQATTRQVVAHVERILDNLSSAADSLLPLAGSPCEQVQLRLRAEVTRNAFVRSTNLFRHNTLYCTSLFGDFDEPVNAGNYADGKLWLMDGNSVTPGHPLLVYRASDDDQGAISTVDGEHLLTALRLIGPDETLQIRVGNAWLGKDGIVHKGQPPAAAKANVQVGSTRYPFSVQGGYGSDRPGELWRSHYPALFGLLLVLGAVSALVCRWQIRRITSPRAELRRALEADEFLPFFQPVVRKGDYRWAGAEVLMRWNHPQEGLVRPDLFIPYAEHSGQIVAMTRALMTHTAHNLAPYAGLLEDGFHIGINITADHCRDFSLLDDCRTFLQHFPPGRVVLTLELTERKLIEATPVTLELFEKLDAMGVKIALDDFGTGQSSLNYLRQFKVDYLKIDQSFVAMIGGDALSVHILDTIIELSAKLGLGIVAEGVETEAQRDYLARHHVDYQQGYLYARPMPAAAFLEALAAHASASRLPQAAPPEIMRG; this is encoded by the coding sequence ATGCCCCTTACAGCCAAACGCCGCGCCGGCCTGACCTGGCGCACCCTGCTGCCCTGGGTCGTCGGCGTGCTGCCGGTGGTGTGCGGCCTGGCCGTGATGAACTGGCAGATCGAACGCGAAATGCAGGCCAGCAGCCAAGCCACCACTCGCCAGGTGGTGGCGCATGTCGAACGTATTCTCGACAACCTGTCCAGTGCTGCCGACTCCCTGCTGCCGCTTGCCGGCAGCCCGTGCGAGCAGGTCCAGCTCAGATTGCGCGCCGAGGTCACGCGCAACGCCTTCGTCCGCTCGACCAACCTGTTCCGGCACAACACCCTTTATTGCACCTCGCTGTTCGGTGACTTCGACGAGCCCGTCAACGCTGGTAATTATGCCGACGGCAAGCTGTGGCTGATGGATGGCAACTCGGTCACCCCGGGCCATCCACTGCTGGTCTATCGGGCCAGCGACGATGACCAGGGCGCGATCAGCACGGTCGATGGTGAGCACCTGCTCACGGCGCTGCGCCTGATCGGCCCCGACGAAACGCTGCAGATCCGCGTGGGCAATGCCTGGCTGGGCAAGGATGGCATCGTGCACAAGGGCCAGCCCCCCGCCGCCGCCAAGGCGAATGTGCAGGTGGGCTCGACGCGTTACCCGTTCAGCGTGCAGGGTGGTTATGGCAGCGACAGGCCAGGCGAGCTATGGCGCAGCCACTACCCCGCCCTGTTCGGCCTGCTGCTGGTGTTGGGCGCGGTGTCCGCCCTGGTATGCCGCTGGCAGATACGCCGCATCACCTCGCCCCGTGCCGAGCTGCGCCGGGCCCTGGAGGCCGACGAGTTCCTGCCGTTCTTCCAGCCGGTCGTGCGCAAGGGTGATTACCGTTGGGCCGGCGCCGAGGTGCTGATGCGCTGGAATCACCCGCAGGAAGGCCTGGTGCGGCCCGACCTGTTCATCCCCTACGCCGAACACAGTGGGCAGATCGTCGCCATGACCCGCGCGCTGATGACTCACACGGCACACAACCTGGCACCGTATGCCGGGCTGCTGGAAGACGGCTTCCATATCGGCATCAACATCACCGCCGACCATTGTCGCGACTTCAGCCTGCTGGATGACTGCCGTACCTTCCTCCAGCACTTCCCACCTGGCCGGGTGGTGCTTACCCTGGAGCTGACCGAGCGCAAGCTGATCGAGGCCACCCCGGTGACTCTGGAACTGTTCGAAAAGCTGGACGCCATGGGTGTGAAAATTGCCCTCGACGACTTCGGTACCGGCCAGTCCAGCCTCAACTACTTGCGCCAGTTCAAGGTCGACTACCTGAAAATCGACCAGAGCTTCGTCGCCATGATCGGTGGCGACGCGCTGTCGGTGCATATCCTCGACACCATCATCGAGCTATCGGCCAAGCTGGGGCTGGGCATTGTCGCCGAGGGTGTGGAAACCGAAGCCCAGCGCGACTACCTGGCCCGTCACCACGTGGACTACCAGCAAGGCTACCTGTACGCCAGGCCCATGCCGGCGGCCGCGTTCCTCGAAGCGCTGGCCGCACATGCGAGCGCATCGCGGTTGCCGCAAGCTGCGCCCCCTGAGATCATGCGCGGCTGA
- the rarD gene encoding EamA family transporter RarD — protein MSKGILSSVMASFLFAVMYFYTSLLTPLDGEEIFGWRTLLTLPCLTLFMLVSQDWKRVAELLARVRHTPLLALGMIGTSWLMGVQLWLFLWAPLHGRSLEVSMGYFLLPLAMVLTGRLVYGERLSRLQKVAVACAALGVGHELFQHGSFAWETLVVTIGYPIYFVLRRRCRTDHLGGLWCDMCLLLPWALYFVLQGPLSTADLQAHPGLYALIPILGAISASALIAYVLASRLLPFSLFGLLSYVEPVLLVGVALLLGETIGPDQWLTYLPIWAAVLVLILEGFRHLLRQRRRSA, from the coding sequence GTGTCAAAAGGCATTCTCTCGTCGGTCATGGCGTCCTTTCTGTTCGCCGTGATGTACTTCTATACCTCGCTGCTCACACCGCTCGACGGCGAGGAAATCTTCGGCTGGCGCACGCTGCTGACCTTGCCTTGCCTCACCCTGTTCATGCTGGTCTCGCAAGACTGGAAACGGGTCGCCGAACTGCTCGCCCGGGTGAGACACACGCCGCTGCTGGCGTTGGGCATGATCGGCACATCATGGCTGATGGGTGTGCAGTTGTGGCTGTTCCTATGGGCGCCCCTGCACGGGCGCAGCCTGGAAGTGTCGATGGGCTACTTCCTGCTGCCGCTGGCGATGGTCCTGACCGGGCGGCTGGTCTACGGCGAGCGGCTGTCCCGCCTGCAAAAGGTGGCGGTGGCGTGTGCCGCGCTAGGCGTAGGACACGAACTGTTCCAGCATGGCAGTTTTGCCTGGGAAACCCTGGTGGTAACGATCGGCTACCCCATCTACTTCGTGTTGCGCCGGCGCTGCCGTACAGACCACCTGGGTGGCCTGTGGTGCGACATGTGCCTGCTGTTGCCGTGGGCATTGTATTTCGTCCTCCAGGGGCCGCTTTCGACAGCCGACCTGCAGGCACACCCCGGGCTGTATGCGCTGATTCCGATCCTCGGAGCGATCAGCGCTTCAGCCCTGATCGCCTATGTCCTGGCCAGCCGCTTGCTGCCCTTCAGCCTGTTCGGCCTGCTCAGCTATGTCGAACCGGTGCTGTTGGTAGGTGTGGCACTGCTGCTCGGCGAAACCATCGGCCCGGACCAATGGCTGACCTACCTGCCGATCTGGGCCGCGGTACTGGTGCTGATCCTCGAAGGGTTCAGGCACCTGCTACGTCAACGGCGTCGTTCGGCGTAA
- a CDS encoding TerC family protein, with translation MEWLADPTAWLGLLTLIVLELVLGIDNLVFIAILADKLPPHQRDRARVIGLSLALIMRLGLLASISWMVTLTAPLFEVFDNSFSGRDLIMLFGGVFLLFKATMELHERLEGHVAQASGAVRHAAFWPIVAQIVVLDAVFSLDAVITAVGMVEQLSVMMIAVIFSIGIMIVASKPLTRFVNAHPTVIMLCLGFLMMIGFSLTAEGLGFHIPKGYLYAAIGFSILIELFNQLARARRKRSLQQHRPLRERTAHAVLRLLGGRRVEADEVGEEIADLVDGGGEQVVFDRRERVMISGVLNLAERPIRTVMTARAEVDVIDLAQPADAIAQALANSPYSRLPLIRDGRVDEPLGFVHKKELLKELLSGNQPDLEGMARAPLNLLESFSILNALEQMRGQSTHIAFVVNEFGDFTGLLTMTDILESIAGELPDASEVEGPGIVQDGAGFVVSGAVNLSQVQARTGFSARATEDYQTLAGLVMSLLDRLPVVGDRLAWNGWTLIVEAVEERRVRQVRLTPNDAVDVAGA, from the coding sequence ATGGAATGGCTAGCCGACCCCACGGCCTGGCTGGGCCTGTTGACGCTTATCGTCCTCGAATTGGTGCTGGGCATCGACAACCTGGTGTTCATCGCCATCCTCGCCGACAAGCTGCCGCCGCATCAGCGCGACCGCGCACGGGTAATCGGCCTGAGCCTGGCGCTGATCATGCGCCTGGGCCTGTTGGCCAGCATTTCCTGGATGGTCACCTTGACCGCGCCGTTGTTCGAGGTGTTCGACAACAGCTTCTCCGGCCGTGACCTGATCATGCTGTTCGGCGGCGTGTTCCTGCTGTTCAAGGCCACCATGGAGCTGCATGAACGGCTGGAAGGTCATGTGGCCCAGGCCAGCGGCGCGGTACGCCATGCCGCGTTCTGGCCGATCGTGGCGCAGATCGTGGTGCTCGACGCGGTGTTCTCGCTGGACGCGGTCATCACCGCTGTGGGCATGGTTGAACAGCTGTCGGTGATGATGATCGCGGTGATCTTCTCGATCGGCATCATGATTGTCGCCAGCAAGCCGCTGACCCGCTTCGTCAACGCCCACCCCACGGTGATCATGCTGTGCCTGGGCTTCCTGATGATGATCGGCTTCAGCCTGACCGCCGAAGGCCTCGGCTTCCATATCCCGAAGGGCTACCTGTACGCGGCGATCGGCTTCTCCATCCTGATCGAGCTGTTCAACCAGCTGGCCCGTGCCCGCCGCAAGCGCAGCCTGCAGCAGCATCGGCCATTGCGTGAGCGTACTGCGCATGCCGTGCTGCGCCTGCTGGGTGGCCGCCGGGTCGAGGCTGACGAGGTGGGCGAAGAAATCGCCGACCTGGTCGACGGCGGTGGGGAACAGGTCGTGTTCGACCGCCGTGAGCGGGTGATGATCAGCGGCGTGCTGAACCTGGCCGAGCGGCCGATCCGCACGGTGATGACGGCACGCGCCGAGGTCGATGTGATCGACCTGGCGCAGCCGGCCGACGCCATTGCCCAGGCCCTGGCCAATTCGCCGTACTCGCGCCTGCCGTTGATCCGCGATGGGCGCGTGGACGAGCCACTGGGCTTCGTGCACAAGAAGGAACTGCTCAAGGAACTGCTGTCGGGCAACCAGCCGGACCTGGAGGGCATGGCACGGGCGCCATTGAACCTGCTGGAAAGCTTCAGCATCCTCAACGCCCTGGAACAGATGCGTGGCCAGTCCACCCACATTGCCTTCGTGGTCAACGAGTTCGGTGACTTTACCGGCCTGCTGACCATGACCGACATCCTCGAGTCGATCGCCGGTGAACTGCCCGATGCCAGCGAGGTTGAAGGGCCGGGCATCGTCCAGGACGGCGCGGGCTTCGTGGTCAGCGGTGCGGTGAACCTGAGCCAGGTGCAGGCACGCACCGGTTTCAGCGCCCGCGCCACCGAGGACTACCAGACCCTTGCGGGCCTGGTGATGAGCCTGCTTGACCGCTTGCCGGTGGTCGGCGACCGCCTGGCCTGGAATGGCTGGACGCTGATCGTGGAGGCGGTTGAAGAACGGCGTGTGCGCCAGGTTCGGCTTACGCCGAACGACGCCGTTGACGTAGCAGGTGCCTGA
- a CDS encoding LysE family translocator encodes MSLSLSMAAFALAASISPGPVNIVALGSGARHGLRASLAHVAGATLGFCLLLVLVGLGLHQLLLRWPVLGLLLHWGGVAFLLYMAWKLAGDDGQLDSKHPLRAPSAWHGAAMQWLNPKAWLAAVSGVGAYTGGEQHLLWLFAWIYGPICFLSVGSWAWAGSVIRQYLDNPRQLRRLNRGLAVLLVGSAVYLVLQGQQGAALR; translated from the coding sequence ATGAGCCTGTCCCTGTCCATGGCCGCCTTCGCACTGGCGGCTTCGATCTCCCCCGGCCCGGTCAACATCGTCGCGCTGGGCAGCGGTGCCCGCCATGGCCTGCGCGCCAGCCTGGCCCACGTGGCCGGCGCCACGCTGGGCTTCTGTCTGCTGCTGGTGCTGGTCGGCCTGGGCCTGCACCAGTTGCTGCTGCGCTGGCCGGTACTGGGCCTGCTGTTGCACTGGGGCGGTGTGGCGTTCCTGCTGTACATGGCTTGGAAACTGGCTGGCGACGATGGGCAACTGGACAGCAAGCACCCGCTGCGCGCACCTTCGGCGTGGCACGGCGCGGCAATGCAATGGCTCAATCCCAAGGCCTGGCTGGCAGCGGTGTCCGGGGTTGGCGCCTACACCGGCGGCGAGCAGCACTTGCTGTGGCTGTTTGCCTGGATCTACGGGCCGATCTGTTTCCTTTCGGTGGGCAGCTGGGCGTGGGCAGGCAGCGTGATCCGGCAGTATCTGGACAACCCACGGCAACTGCGCCGGCTGAATCGGGGCTTGGCCGTGTTGTTGGTGGGTAGCGCGGTCTACCTGGTCCTTCAAGGCCAGCAAGGGGCGGCATTGCGGTAA
- a CDS encoding AraC family transcriptional regulator: MIEVSRFWRDSALPFVEARRVGDGRQVCYAAHSHESFSLGVITGGRSTYLNGDRQLEVAAGTTVLMNPGVVHACNPIAGEAWSYLMLFVDMPWLQAQGFALPAQAWSHSPELYRRLLQLFADLFDGNVPDRESRLAALFAALPGLLGGNSGVPEAGNPRLDAAAEFIRVHRSDPLSLEDICAACGLSRSYLIRAFRQRFGLTPHGYLLDQRVQLARAQLRQGRAIAEVAQEAGFADQAHLQRAFKQHLAATPGHYRNAAPCWP, from the coding sequence ATGATCGAAGTATCAAGGTTTTGGCGCGATTCCGCGTTGCCCTTCGTCGAAGCCCGGCGGGTAGGGGATGGGCGCCAGGTGTGTTACGCCGCGCACTCTCATGAAAGCTTTTCCCTCGGTGTGATCACCGGCGGGCGCAGCACCTACCTGAACGGTGACCGGCAGCTCGAGGTGGCAGCAGGTACCACGGTGCTGATGAACCCAGGCGTGGTGCATGCCTGCAACCCCATTGCCGGGGAAGCATGGTCGTACCTGATGCTGTTCGTCGACATGCCCTGGTTGCAGGCGCAGGGGTTTGCCTTGCCGGCCCAGGCCTGGAGTCATTCGCCGGAATTGTACCGGCGGCTGTTGCAGCTGTTTGCCGACCTGTTCGATGGCAACGTGCCAGACCGCGAAAGCCGCCTGGCGGCCCTGTTTGCCGCATTGCCGGGCCTGCTCGGCGGCAATAGCGGTGTGCCCGAGGCGGGTAACCCGCGGTTGGACGCCGCGGCTGAGTTCATCCGTGTCCATCGCAGCGACCCGCTCAGCCTGGAAGACATCTGCGCCGCCTGCGGTCTGTCACGCTCCTATCTGATCCGCGCATTCCGCCAGCGCTTCGGCCTGACGCCGCATGGCTACCTGCTCGACCAGCGCGTGCAATTGGCCAGGGCGCAGTTGCGCCAGGGCCGGGCCATTGCCGAGGTGGCGCAGGAAGCCGGGTTTGCCGACCAGGCACACCTGCAGCGGGCGTTCAAGCAGCACCTGGCGGCGACCCCCGGGCATTACCGCAATGCCGCCCCTTGCTGGCCTTGA
- a CDS encoding glycosyltransferase family 61 protein — translation MESDISQSGTPAPARQHTWTLAAYCNMVRKRLGGRSFIDLKSIADKSWDIAPGETTVSPPAIYLPGQLERVTGWEGKRFYPYVHPGPTMRGGISMQQGPTRGYLFKDVWLVEGALYKGKASHWLSLKPRTFPTITVDREVDRAAIYCTQNGNTWFGTWLMEDCPTYALARNEGVPVTTAPSARFPLYPQVQAYEDWLEMRPLRLRSAFFRELVLFDDLSNNRSRHARYRAMGEKLLAHVAHASHPGVFLLRGSDGDLRLLRNELALAEHLSATRGFRIVNPLKCDVPTIVAACAGARVVMGVEGSQLVHGVNVLQPGGCLLTLQPPNRFVSYYKYLTDRDDQHFGFVVGTPEGDGFTIDIGEVERTLDLFPRHTV, via the coding sequence ATGGAGAGCGACATCTCGCAGTCCGGCACACCAGCGCCAGCCAGGCAGCACACCTGGACCTTGGCCGCCTATTGCAACATGGTGCGCAAACGGCTGGGCGGGCGCAGCTTCATCGACCTCAAGAGCATCGCGGACAAAAGCTGGGACATTGCCCCGGGCGAAACCACGGTCTCGCCACCGGCCATTTATCTGCCAGGTCAACTGGAGCGAGTGACGGGCTGGGAAGGCAAGCGTTTCTATCCGTACGTACACCCGGGTCCTACCATGCGGGGCGGCATCAGCATGCAGCAAGGGCCGACCCGGGGGTACCTGTTCAAAGATGTGTGGTTGGTCGAGGGGGCATTGTACAAGGGCAAGGCCAGCCACTGGCTGTCGCTGAAGCCTCGCACTTTTCCAACCATCACCGTGGACCGCGAAGTCGACCGCGCGGCGATCTACTGCACGCAGAACGGCAATACCTGGTTCGGCACCTGGCTGATGGAAGATTGCCCGACCTATGCGTTGGCCCGCAACGAGGGCGTACCGGTGACCACGGCGCCTTCGGCCAGATTCCCACTGTATCCCCAGGTGCAGGCCTATGAAGACTGGCTGGAGATGAGACCGCTGCGCTTGCGCAGTGCGTTCTTCCGGGAACTGGTGCTGTTCGATGATCTGTCCAACAACCGCAGCCGACATGCTCGCTACCGGGCCATGGGCGAAAAGTTGCTGGCGCATGTGGCGCATGCTTCCCACCCTGGTGTGTTCCTGCTGCGCGGTAGTGACGGTGACTTGCGCCTGTTGCGCAATGAGCTGGCGCTGGCCGAGCATTTGAGCGCCACCCGCGGCTTTCGCATTGTCAATCCGCTGAAGTGCGATGTACCCACTATCGTGGCGGCCTGTGCCGGGGCGAGGGTGGTGATGGGGGTGGAGGGTAGTCAGCTGGTGCACGGCGTGAACGTACTGCAACCCGGCGGCTGCCTGCTGACCTTGCAGCCGCCGAACCGGTTCGTCAGCTACTACAAGTACCTCACGGATCGTGACGACCAACATTTCGGCTTTGTGGTGGGGACACCGGAAGGCGATGGTTTTACGATTGATATTGGCGAAGTGGAACGAACACTCGACCTGTTTCCCCGGCATACTGTGTAG